One part of the Arvicanthis niloticus isolate mArvNil1 chromosome 15, mArvNil1.pat.X, whole genome shotgun sequence genome encodes these proteins:
- the LOC117720769 gene encoding putative vomeronasal receptor-like protein 4, with translation MFSLKNALYFSAGLGVLANMFLLCFYIFLVLGHRPKPSDLISCQLTFIHIMMFLTGGDIWLTDLFASVNIENNFKCKATFYTSRVMRGLSICTTCLLSVVQAVTISPSTSLLAKFKQKLKKYMMYAFLCIWSFNIFLSSNWILYVGAYTNVSVTSKMKVSKPCSLLPMNYMIRGVISTVATFRDMFLLGVMLTASTYIVIILLRHQRQCKHLHSNSQLRASPEKRATLTILLLVVLFVVMYWVDLIISTTSFLLWRYDPVVLTIQKFVMSAYPTITPLVQISFDNRIIIMLKNLQSKCHFSFNIL, from the exons ATGTTCTCACTCAAGAATGCCCTTTATTTCTCAGCTGGACTTGGAGTTCTAGCCaatatgtttcttctttgtttctatattttcctAGTTTTAGGTCATAGACCTAAGCCCTCGGACCTGATCTCCTGTCAACTGACCTTCATTCACATAATGATGTTCCTCACTGGAGGGGATATTTGGCTTACAGACCTGTTTGCATCAGTGAACATCGAGAATAACTTCAAATGTAAAGCAACTTTTTACACAAGCAGGGTGATGAGAGGCCTCTCTATCTGCACCACTTGTCTCCTGAGTGTGGTTCAGGCTGTCACTATTAGTCCCAGCACCTCACTGTTggcaaaatttaaacaaaaacttaaaaaatacatGATGTATGCTTTCCTCTGTATTTGGTCTTTCAATATATTCTTAAGTAGTAACTGGATCTTGTATGTTGGTGCTTATACCAATGTGAGTGTGACCAGCAAGATGAAGGTCAGTAAACCTTGTTCACTCCTACCCATGAACTACATGATCAGAGGAGTGATTTCAACAGTGGCAACATTTAGAGATATGTTTCTTTTAGGAGTCATGCTGACTGCAAGCACATATATAGTGATTATTTTGTTAAGACATCAGAGGCAATGCAAGCATCTTCATAGCAACAGCCAGCTGAGAGCATCTCCAGAGAAAAGGGCAACCCTGACCATTTTGCTGCTGGTGGTTCTCTTTGTGGTCATGTATTGGGTTGACCTCATTATCTCAACGACCTCATTCCTGTTATGGAGGTATGATCCAGTCGTCCTGACTATTCAGAAGTTTGTGATGAGTGCCTATCCCACAATTACTCCATTAGTGCAAATCAGTTTTGATAACAGAATAATTATTATGCTGAAAAACTTGCAGTCAAAATGCCA tttttccttcaatatcttatag